Part of the Lampris incognitus isolate fLamInc1 chromosome 1, fLamInc1.hap2, whole genome shotgun sequence genome is shown below.
GCTCAAATGTAGGCAGCCATGGTTGTGATAGGCCTGCAGCTTTGTTTATCAGTGGAAAATAAGATCCACATACTGTGACAAACCCCCAACcaccagcacgcacacacacacgcacacacacacgtacacgcacacacacacacacacacacacacacacacacacacacacacacacacacacacacacacacatatttccaTACAGACACAGTGTacattttctcacacacacacacacacacacacacacacacacacacacacacacacacacacacacacacacacacacacccctcaggaGTACCATTAAAAACCTTATGAATACAAAACAGCGGCACACTGTGACCCTTTGGCATTACCCTGGCCTTGTGCAGCCAGCCGCCCTTCCATCACAGTTTCCACCCAGTTTTTCTCTTCTAACATGGGAAGTAAGGCCCATAACACTGACAGCCAAGCTCCCCAAAACACTTTAACACACACCCCTAAACACACATAGCTGAACATGTTAGAAACTCATCTGTAGCATACATAAGCTTTAAGGGAAGGGCAGTTCGGGTTCCATGGAGCTCCCACTGTGCTTCTGATACATTACTGAAGACTTCTGATGCTTTTTCATTGGGTTGGGATTTTTCTTCTCGCAAGAAGTGAATAGGAGAAAAACAACAGCAAAGTCACAAAACATTATTCAACACCAAATGTGTTGTCACACAAGGGCCTCGGATGCTGAATGCAAGTGACAAACCTACAATGAGTAAAGTTAATTACTATGAAAAGACTATGAAACTAAGGGCAGCTGAATCTGAGTGCCACACACTCATTCAGAGCAGATCTGTGCACATAAGCATTTGCACAAAGCCCACTGCTTGTCATGTGAATGAGTAAAACGCACCAACGTAATTTAACTCTGACTCCCATTGtgtgaaaaaaaaactttgacaTGACCAGATTTAAGATGtagtatttttttgggggggggattttttcccctttttctccccggttgctgctccaccccctctgccgatccggggagggctgtagactaccacatgcctcctccaatacatgtggagttgccagatgGTTCTTTTGCCctgacagtttcaccagggggatgtaggatcacgtgggaggatcacgctattccccccagttcccccttccccccgaacaggcgccccgactgaccagaggaggcgctagtgcggcgaccaggacccatacccacatccggcttcccacccgcagacacggccaattgtgtctgtagggatgcctgaccaagccggaggcaacacggggattcgaaccggcgaaccccgtgttggtaggcaacggaatagacctccacgctacccggacacccatcttTGGGAAATTCTAAGGTCCAACTGAAAAGAGCTCTTAATTCCTGTGATGTGGATTAAACTGACGAGCCATTTTTTGTACGGTTATCTTCCATAAAGGACATGGACAACAACATTCAAACTGCTGATTTCTTACCCGGGACTTGAAGGCCAGGAGAATCTTGGGCAGGAAGAGGACGAGGCATTTCAGGCAAATGGTGAAGTACTTGAGGACAAAGTCGGTGATACCCACCACCCAGATCAGATCAAAGAACTCGAAGCTGTTGATGTTGGGCTTAGCAAATATGAGGCTGGAGGAGAGACAACATTTCAAGAAGGCTTGTTACTGCAGACGCCACACCCGCTACGTACGATGTACGATGTGTAAAAATGGAGAGGGCCAGACGGACATATATATGTTGGGAAAAAAAGAACGAAAAAACAGTTAAATATGTGCATGAACGCAATGACACAAAATACTCACAGAACAAGAACAGACATGAACAGGAGCACTCCCTAAAGAAAATAGGGGGGGGAAAGGCTTATACAACCCAAACTGAATTAAAACACAAGGCTAAACCAACGCAAAACAAACTTTGACAAGGCTCAGATAATGCAAAATGAAATTCACCAAAAACCAAAAAAGTGGAGCCCAACACGAAAAGAAGAAAATATACAAAAATCCCATTCCCACAGGCTACCTATTGTAAAGCTCCTCTTGACTGAAGGTGTAGTAGAGATACACTACGTTCCCCGTGAGGAAGATCATGATCCACAGAGCAACAAACACAGAACGTTCCTCCTGGTGATACAAAAGCCACAATGACAATTATGACATTTACAATGTGGCTAGTTGTCCACAGTTGTATAAAATGAACAACAAAAAGACGGCCGTTACTTATTACCCGTAATGACACCTGATGTTTAAATGTGGAATTGGCAAAGGCAAAAGTGGTGGCCATCCCCACGCACACAGTTATACCTGCGAAAGAAAGGCGCAGCCTAATCACTTGTCCAAAGAATAAATTGTACATTGTGATAATCATTCATCTGCTATAGCGTGCTTCAGAAATTCTTAAAATACTTCTCTCATATAGTTaagagagcaagataagcagtttggataatggaatgggatCTTATTGCCTACACGTACTTTGCATGCAGCTGGCGTGTCATGAAATAAATTTGGTTATTATTACAATATCTGACTGGTCGACTCTGAAATACCACTAACATAAAACATACTGTGCTGTTTAATGACATGTGACAGAAATAAGCTTTTACTATATAACCTTGCTCACTGATGGATATATTTTTCGTCCATCACCTGGAATAAACTTGTCAGTACCTCCTTGGCTCAAGCAAATCCTGACACTTTTTCTCTCCTTAATTAATCTTTCCGATTGCCTGGATTGCAGCACACTCTTTATACAActcttaaaaaaaatcacaaactgAAGAACATCTAACACCATCATCTTGAAAGCTGCAGTCACTGACATGTCTGTAACTTAATACTGTAAACATCATTACTAGTGCAGAGAGGAATCTTTTTACCTAGCTTATGCTGAAAGCAGACTTTGGCCAGGAGGATAAGGATAAAGGGGAAGCCCCTCTGGAGCCAGGTGACCACTGCCTTTAGCTCAGACAAGGCCGGAGCTGGGGTGGATGGATCCTCCTGGGCCTCCTCCCTGGAGCCGTGCCTCTCTGAGCCAGCTGCTGTGGTGGCCTGCTGGAGCAAAGAGGAGGTCCTATGCTGCAGGGGCTGGTGGTggaagtggtggtggtgatggtggtggttctGGGGGGGTCGGGGAATATAGGGCCCACCCTCTGAGCGGTGGGGCCCCCCTTCCTCCCTGGACGAGGTGGTCATCTGGATAAAGACGTCTGGGGAAGAGCCCAGGACAAGGCCTGCAGCCTGGAAGGGAGCAGAAGAGACAGAGCCAGAAGGGACGCCCACTAGGCCAGAGAAAAGCTGCTGGGGTGAGGTGGTTGAGTCAGGCTTCAAGCAATCAAACACACTGCCTTCATCAAGGCTGCTCTCTGACCCAAGGGTTTGGCTACGGCTCCTGTGCAAGAGATGTAGGAGAATATTAAAAAATCCATTAGAGAAACTAGACAACGAATTTCCTTGGTTTTGAATGCACAAAGACCATACAATGTATTACATATAATTCTATGTCCAGTTCATGTTCATAACTTACTGACAATATTGACAGGGTCCTATGTTGATTGCGTTTGTGAATACTGCAGGGTTTAGAAGCTATATATGTTTTGATTGTCAGTGTTGATATTTGCTGATGCTTAGATGAATGTTGTTGGGTTTATCCTTGTGTATCTCTATGTTATTACTTTCGTTGTGTTTGAGAGTAACATGTGGTGTTTAAGTGTGCTACGTTTCAAGTTCTATCTGCTGTGCTGTGCGACCTGCCTTGACTGTGGAAAAGAATGTTATCCCTGAAGACaagaacccatctgtctttttgTCTATAATATCTAGTTTATGCAATATCAGTGTCCTATAAATTAGGGGTGGGGGGAAATTGATTCAATGCAAAATCACGATACTAAGTCTTAACAATTTTGATTTCGCATTTCCCCTTAATCCCAGTGTTAGAATACAATGAACAGGTGCTGTAAGGAGGTTTGGTGCAATGTTTTCTACATCTCTGAATTTGAATTGCTTGAACGTTTACTCAGGGAAGCCTGTTCGTGTTTTAAGCTTTCATGGCACATCAGGCAACAAGCGCATTTTGTTGTACATTTCTTGCAATGATTGTAGCATTGCAGTTTTTCGCATAACAAGAGGGGACGGAGCCTTCAAAATCCATGACGTCGACTCACAACACATTATAAACCGCAACATGTATCAAATTGGCACCAAGATGTTCATTGTCTGTGATTGTCAAGACAATATCACATAAAAAGGAACCGGGCTGCAGAGACCCAAGCCTCTCCGTGACAACTCATCCTCCCACCTTTCAGAGGGCATGCCATCCGTGTTGCTGCTGTGTCTCCTCTGCATGGCACACCGCTCATCACCACATCATCCTGTCCTGTGGATGCGGGGCGACAAAACATCAACAGCGTGGCGGTGGGAGTAGCCGACCTACAACTTGTCACCCCTTGCTACGATTATGTTCTTACGCACGACCACCGGGTGGTACGCTACAGCatcactttcttttttctttttacctgaATCGGTGCAATTGGTTATCCTTACGCATTTGTCTTTAGCTTTATAGTGCCGGAGCGATGAGCTCTCGGTCGTCAGGAGGAAACGCGTCGACGTCATGgaatagaaaaaaagaagaaagggctTTTCCTGTATGACGTCAGCGCAGACGCCTATCGACCAATCAGTGCCCTCCGTACGGCACGCCACATCCGCGTTGGTACTTTGTTTTGGTCAGGAATGTCGGACCCAGTGGAATAAAATAACAGTAGTCGTGTGGCGCAAGCTCTAGTTCTAGTCACGCCcgagcttcttttttttgttgtttgtctgttttaatTGTCTAAGGGAGATGTATATGAAGCGTCAGAGTGATCTATTACGTGTATTTAGCGTTAgctgttttcggtttttactcgTTGACGCCTATCTATTGGTCGCTAAATGCTAACGACTCGTAGCGGTCAGGCTATCAAGGCAGCCTATTATGTTCAGATAACGTTAGCTTGCCAGCAAAATACCGAAGCTGTATGCTAGCTACACCCGTACAGACATTTATGTCCTTAAATAGTGTATTTAGCTTGGTTGCAATGTGTTGCTCTTTCTGGGCTGTATCATTTTAGCTGACTTGCTGCTAATAAACCTACAAAATGGGTTAGCTAAGGTACTTGGCTGAATTCGTAAATCGAAATGCAGTTGCCCTTCGTGTAATCGAAGCTTATGCAAGCTAGcgacttgtttgttttttgtcattTAAAGGGTCTGTTACTCCCATGACCACGTAGGTATCATATATTGCCTAAACAATAATCTTAGCTTGTAAATTGAGACCTGCAGAGGTTTGACGTTTTAACCTTTTTTGGAATAAATTGGTCGCTGTCATTGGCTTCTCCCCATAAAGCCATGCAATGATGGTGCTACGTCGATTATTAAGAAAGCGTTGGGTTCTAGGTGTGGTCTTTGGACTTTCCCTTATCTACTTCCTCACCAGCACACTCAAACAGGTACAGGACACCATCCGAATCATGGCAGGTGTCTCTGAACGTATGGCCGGCTGTCAAGATTTTCAGAGCACCACATTGAGTTTTTCAGGGTTCTGTTTTCTGTCTTTTGTAGGAGGAGAGAACCATACGGGACCGTACCCTGTTGGAGGTCCGGGATTCAGACCATCGCATCTCCTGGAAGGTCCGCTTCAACCTGGGCAACAGCAGCCGGCAGATCACTCAGTGCCGAAACTCCATCCAAGGCAAGGCACTACTCACAGATGAACTTGGTGAGTGATGCAAGCAACCATGCCTCGCTGCTGGACCCAGTGATGGATAAAGAACCTACTCTGTCATATTGGACTGTTACCCTTCTTAGGTTCTAAAGCCCActgatgtatatatgtatgtgtgtatatctgGCATGTGTGTGCTGGTTAGTTACCTTTTTATCCTAATAGAAAAATTATTTTTCCACAGAGCCAATGCATGTTCCACAGAGCTCATCAAGTAAAGACTTAAAGCATGGCACACTTAAACACTGCAATGTAGTCAAATAAAAAACAgatgcacacagaaacacacacctgTTTGATCCCACAATGTTTGCATGAGAAACGGTTGAAATTCACAGAGGCATTCAATACATAGATGCATAATAACCCTTCACATAAACAACATTGAACATTAGCAATAACAAATGGTCTATAGGTCATGAGTGGATCATAACAGGAGTTTAATCAATACTGCTGTAGAGGAGGAAACAAAACTTTTGCTTTTGCACCTCAGCGCCCTGTATCTGTACCCCAACAGTGCTCAGCACACTCAAACAGATACTGGGAAACACTCCACCCAAATCATGGCAGACGTTGCTTGAGTTCATAAGATAAGATAATCATAGCATTACAGTgagtttttggggggggttctgtGTCTTGGCGCTTACTCTAACTGTGGGTTGTATTCaccaagttttgttttgttttttttgcattataTGAAATATGTGTATTCTCTgtttagaattttttttgtatagttttgatttttttctgttCTCATGTAAAACATTTTTTATGTTCAAAATAAGGTTTGAATAAATACAGTTTCATTGATTTGTTGATTTATGGATTGTCTGTTAATGTTGTACAGGTTATGTCTGTGAGAGAAAGGACCTACTGGTGAATGGCTGCTGTAACGTAAATGCCCCCAGCTCCATGCAGTACATCTGTAAAAGCTGCTTGGCCAATGGCTGCTGTAACATCTACGAGTACTGTGTGTCCTGCTGCCTCCAGCCTGACAAGGTACTGTAACCTGCCAACACTAGGACGCTGTTCAGTAGGTGAGCAGCAAGTCGGTTTGAATACATGCTGTAAACTTCTTGAGTGATTGCAACTGCGGTGCACATATCTTATGGAGGCAGAAATTGGAAATGCCTGGCATCAGATTagcccatccattcattcattttcaatgCCCACCTCTTCCAAATCAGAGTCATGGGTGTTTGAGGCTTACGCTGTATGCTATGgggagaaggcagggagacactcttgGACAGGTCACCAATCAAGGACGCTAGAAGGAATTTTGAGTTGGAGATGCTGAAATTGTCAGTGGCATATATCTATAGAATGATGTAATACTAAATGCTGTACAAATTTACATTAAACTGAATAGATTGGCTAATTTATATATCTATTTAACAACTATTAACTATACTCTTCAGCCTTTACGGGACATGTACTGACAAAATCATGACTAAAATATAGATTATATTATTGATAATGCAGTACAGCCTATATTTTGTTCACTGGTTAGCGCGCTGAACCCTCAGGGAAGCTCATGCAAATCATCCTGCACACGAAACATCTACTTTTCAGTTTT
Proteins encoded:
- the spring1 gene encoding SREBP regulating gene protein, with protein sequence MTTHAMMVLRRLLRKRWVLGVVFGLSLIYFLTSTLKQEERTIRDRTLLEVRDSDHRISWKVRFNLGNSSRQITQCRNSIQGKALLTDELGYVCERKDLLVNGCCNVNAPSSMQYICKSCLANGCCNIYEYCVSCCLQPDKQPLLEHFLNRAAQGFQNLFTAVEDHFELCLAKCRTSSQSVQHENTYRNPQAKYCYGESPPELLLR
- the rnft2 gene encoding RING finger and transmembrane domain-containing protein 2 isoform X3, with amino-acid sequence MQRRHSSNTDGMPSERSRSQTLGSESSLDEGSVFDCLKPDSTTSPQQLFSGLVGVPSGSVSSAPFQAAGLVLGSSPDVFIQMTTSSREEGGPHRSEGGPYIPRPPQNHHHHHHHFHHQPLQHRTSSLLQQATTAAGSERHGSREEAQEDPSTPAPALSELKAVVTWLQRGFPFILILLAKVCFQHKLGITVCVGMATTFAFANSTFKHQVSLREERSVFVALWIMIFLTGNVVYLYYTFSQEELYNSLIFAKPNINSFEFFDLIWVVGITDFVLKYFTICLKCLVLFLPKILLAFKSRGKFYLLIEELSQLFRALVPIQLWYKYIMGEDPSSSYFLGATLIIIYSLCKSFDICGRLSATHKAFVNLCSSQALLQTHHDYHRGAAVFTGVGQRSF
- the rnft2 gene encoding RING finger and transmembrane domain-containing protein 2 isoform X2 yields the protein MQRRHSSNTDGMPSERSRSQTLGSESSLDEGSVFDCLKPDSTTSPQQLFSGLVGVPSGSVSSAPFQAAGLVLGSSPDVFIQMTTSSREEGGPHRSEGGPYIPRPPQNHHHHHHHFHHQPLQHRTSSLLQQATTAAGSERHGSREEAQEDPSTPAPALSELKAVVTWLQRGFPFILILLAKVCFQHKLGITVCVGMATTFAFANSTFKHQVSLREERSVFVALWIMIFLTGNVVYLYYTFSQEELYNSLIFAKPNINSFEFFDLIWVVGITDFVLKYFTICLKCLVLFLPKILLAFKSRGKFYLLIEELSQLFRALVPIQLWYKYIMGEDPSSSYFLGATLIIIYSLCKSFDICGRLSATHKAFVNLCSSQLMCGERSGAKWLPCIIQVVLHIGGS
- the rnft2 gene encoding RING finger and transmembrane domain-containing protein 2 isoform X1, with product MQRRHSSNTDGMPSERSRSQTLGSESSLDEGSVFDCLKPDSTTSPQQLFSGLVGVPSGSVSSAPFQAAGLVLGSSPDVFIQMTTSSREEGGPHRSEGGPYIPRPPQNHHHHHHHFHHQPLQHRTSSLLQQATTAAGSERHGSREEAQEDPSTPAPALSELKAVVTWLQRGFPFILILLAKVCFQHKLGITVCVGMATTFAFANSTFKHQVSLREERSVFVALWIMIFLTGNVVYLYYTFSQEELYNSLIFAKPNINSFEFFDLIWVVGITDFVLKYFTICLKCLVLFLPKILLAFKSRGKFYLLIEELSQLFRALVPIQLWYKYIMGEDPSSSYFLGATLIIIYSLCKSFDICGRLSATHKAFVNLCSSQSYGVRASSQQCSEAGDVCTICQADFREPVALLCQHVFCEDCLCLWFDRERTCPLCRASVIETLRCWKDGTTSAHFQIY